A genome region from Deltaproteobacteria bacterium includes the following:
- the rpiB gene encoding ribose 5-phosphate isomerase B, giving the protein MEKIAIASDHGGIELKDDLKTFLTEKGFDVVDMGTNGNESVDYPDYGIPAAQKVSNGEIEKAILICGTGIGMSIVANKFPNVRAALVSDVYSARMAKEHNDSNILVIGGRITGKGLAREMVSAWLEAKFEGGRHQKRLDKIREIEKGFKK; this is encoded by the coding sequence ATGGAAAAGATTGCTATTGCCAGCGACCACGGCGGCATAGAACTAAAAGATGATTTAAAAACTTTTTTAACAGAAAAGGGATTTGATGTTGTTGATATGGGGACAAACGGCAATGAATCAGTGGATTATCCTGACTACGGCATCCCTGCTGCGCAAAAGGTCTCAAATGGCGAGATTGAAAAGGCAATACTTATCTGCGGAACAGGCATTGGCATGTCCATTGTCGCAAACAAATTTCCAAATGTCAGGGCAGCGCTTGTAAGCGATGTATATTCTGCAAGGATGGCAAAGGAGCATAATGACTCAAACATCCTTGTAATAGGCGGAAGGATTACAGGCAAGGGGCTTGCAAGAGAGATGGTAAGCGCATGGCTGGAGGCTAAATTTGAAGGCGGCAGACATCAGAAAAGACTTGATAAGATAAGAGAGATTGAAAAGGGATTTAAAAAATAA
- the fabF gene encoding beta-ketoacyl-ACP synthase II, giving the protein MERRVVVTGLGIVSPLGIGVDKAWDSVISGKSGIRHITRFDIPNFPVRIAGEVPDFNPEEFIEKKEVKKMDTFIQYALAAGIMAAKDSGIEIKPENADRVGVYIGSGIGGLPAIEYWHNVLMEKGPERVTPFFIPMVLINLASGQVSMKLGAKGPNSCAVTACATGTHSIGDAYKLIKTGDADAMIAGGTESTITPLSVAGFNAMKALSTNNNEPEKASRPFDKNRDGFVIAEGAGVLVLEEMEQAVKRGARIYAEIIGYGINSDAFHMTTPSPEGEGAAKCISLALKSAAINPEDVDYINAHGTSTYYNDLYETMAIKKVFNSHAKKLAVSSTKSMTGHLLGAAGGVEAVFTTLSIYHKILPPTINYENPDPECDLDYVPNTAREKKVSVAMSNSFGFGGTNAVLIFKRFEYGRGT; this is encoded by the coding sequence TTGGAAAGACGGGTAGTTGTTACAGGTCTGGGTATAGTCAGTCCCCTTGGGATAGGTGTTGATAAGGCATGGGATTCGGTAATAAGCGGTAAATCAGGGATAAGACATATTACCCGATTTGACATACCAAACTTTCCTGTCAGGATTGCAGGTGAGGTGCCTGATTTTAACCCGGAAGAGTTCATAGAAAAAAAAGAGGTTAAAAAGATGGACACCTTTATTCAGTATGCATTAGCAGCAGGTATAATGGCTGCTAAGGACTCTGGCATAGAGATAAAACCTGAAAATGCTGACAGGGTAGGGGTTTATATCGGTTCAGGTATAGGCGGACTGCCAGCCATTGAATACTGGCATAATGTCCTTATGGAAAAGGGACCTGAACGGGTTACACCATTTTTTATCCCAATGGTCCTTATAAATCTTGCATCAGGACAGGTTTCAATGAAACTTGGTGCAAAGGGACCAAATAGTTGTGCTGTTACAGCCTGTGCAACAGGCACACACTCTATAGGTGATGCATATAAACTCATCAAAACCGGAGATGCTGATGCCATGATTGCAGGGGGTACTGAATCAACAATAACCCCATTATCTGTTGCAGGTTTTAATGCAATGAAGGCACTGTCAACAAATAATAATGAGCCGGAAAAGGCATCTAGACCATTTGATAAAAACAGGGACGGCTTTGTAATTGCAGAGGGCGCAGGGGTTCTTGTCCTTGAAGAAATGGAACAGGCAGTGAAAAGGGGTGCAAGGATATATGCTGAGATAATCGGTTATGGAATAAATTCTGATGCCTTTCACATGACAACACCATCACCTGAAGGTGAAGGTGCTGCAAAATGTATATCTTTGGCTTTAAAATCTGCTGCTATAAATCCGGAAGATGTGGATTATATCAATGCACACGGCACATCTACTTATTATAATGACCTTTACGAGACAATGGCAATAAAAAAGGTCTTTAACAGCCATGCCAAAAAACTCGCTGTAAGTTCCACAAAATCAATGACAGGGCATCTTCTCGGTGCAGCAGGTGGTGTAGAGGCAGTTTTTACAACCCTTTCTATTTATCATAAGATACTGCCGCCAACGATAAATTATGAAAACCCTGACCCTGAGTGCGACCTTGATTATGTGCCTAATACTGCAAGAGAAAAAAAAGTGAGTGTTGCAATGTCAAATTCATTTGGTTTTGGCGGCACAAATGCAGTCCTTATATTTAAGAGATTTGAATATGGACGAGGAACTTAA
- the ruvX gene encoding Holliday junction resolvase RuvX translates to MKIMGIDLGSKTIGIAVSDELEISAHGVKVIQRIGINRDIEEIAKFAEENSVEEIVVGLPVNMNGTIGQQAEKVLNFVKRLRGKLNIPVATWDERLSTVAVTKVLIEGSVKRKNRKNVIDKVAAVYILQGYLDSR, encoded by the coding sequence ATGAAAATCATGGGCATTGATTTAGGCAGTAAAACAATAGGCATTGCAGTAAGTGATGAACTGGAAATATCTGCCCATGGTGTAAAGGTCATACAAAGAATTGGAATAAATAGGGACATTGAGGAGATTGCAAAATTTGCAGAGGAAAATTCTGTAGAGGAGATTGTTGTCGGGCTTCCTGTGAATATGAACGGGACAATAGGACAGCAGGCAGAGAAGGTATTAAATTTTGTTAAAAGGTTGCGGGGTAAACTAAATATACCTGTTGCTACATGGGATGAAAGACTGTCAACGGTTGCTGTTACAAAGGTTCTTATTGAAGGCAGTGTCAAAAGAAAAAACAGGAAGAATGTTATTGATAAAGTAGCAGCAGTTTATATCCTGCAAGGTTATCTGGACAGCAGATAA